Proteins co-encoded in one Paraburkholderia edwinii genomic window:
- the apbC gene encoding iron-sulfur cluster carrier protein ApbC, with the protein MSIDRAQVDAALAAITDPNTGRPFAAAKNLKNIKVDGATVSVDVVLGYPAKRQFDAIRALVAGALAAVPGVAQTQVQVSQEIAAHTVQRGVKLLPNVKNIVAVASGKGGVGKSTTAVNLALALASEGASVGILDADIYGPSLPMMLGITGRPESPDGQSMHPLTGYGMQANSIGFLIEQDNPMVWRGPMATSALEQLLRQTTWHELDYLIVDMPPGTGDIQLTLSQRVPVTGAVIVTTPQDIALLDAKKGLKMFEKVGIPILGIVENMAVHICSNCGHEEHIFGAGGGERMGQEYGVEVLGSLPLDIAIREQSDSGKPPVVAEPDGRVAEIYRSIARKVAIHIAERARDMSSKFPTIVVQNT; encoded by the coding sequence ATGAGTATCGATCGGGCCCAGGTGGATGCCGCTCTCGCGGCCATCACCGACCCCAACACGGGTCGGCCGTTCGCCGCCGCGAAGAACCTCAAGAACATCAAGGTCGATGGTGCCACGGTCAGCGTCGACGTGGTGCTCGGCTATCCGGCCAAACGTCAGTTCGACGCGATTCGCGCGCTCGTTGCAGGCGCGCTCGCCGCGGTGCCGGGCGTCGCGCAAACCCAGGTGCAAGTGTCGCAGGAGATCGCCGCGCACACGGTGCAACGCGGCGTCAAGCTGCTGCCGAACGTGAAGAACATCGTCGCCGTTGCGTCGGGCAAGGGCGGTGTCGGCAAGAGCACGACCGCGGTCAATCTCGCGCTCGCGCTCGCAAGCGAAGGCGCTTCGGTCGGCATTCTCGACGCCGACATCTACGGTCCTTCGCTACCGATGATGCTCGGCATCACGGGCCGCCCCGAGTCGCCCGACGGCCAGTCGATGCATCCGCTGACCGGCTATGGCATGCAGGCCAATTCGATCGGCTTTCTGATCGAGCAGGACAACCCGATGGTGTGGCGCGGTCCGATGGCCACCTCGGCGCTCGAACAGCTGCTGCGTCAGACGACCTGGCACGAACTCGATTACCTGATCGTCGACATGCCGCCGGGCACCGGCGACATCCAGCTCACGCTGTCGCAGCGCGTGCCGGTGACCGGCGCGGTGATCGTCACGACGCCGCAGGACATCGCGCTGCTCGACGCGAAGAAGGGCCTCAAGATGTTCGAGAAAGTGGGCATTCCGATTCTCGGCATCGTCGAAAACATGGCCGTGCATATCTGTTCGAACTGCGGCCATGAAGAGCACATCTTCGGCGCGGGCGGTGGCGAACGCATGGGCCAGGAGTACGGTGTCGAGGTGCTCGGCAGCCTGCCGCTCGATATCGCGATTCGCGAGCAGTCCGACTCCGGCAAGCCGCCTGTGGTCGCCGAGCCCGATGGCCGCGTCGCCGAGATCTATCGCAGCATCGCGCGTAAGGTCGCGATCCATATCGCCGAGCGTGCGCGCGACATGTCGTCGAAGTTTCCGACGATCGTCGTGCAGAACACCTGA
- the argH gene encoding argininosuccinate lyase — MTSQLHKKGEAWSARFSEPMSELVKRYTSSVFFDKRLAFVDIEGSLAHASMLAAQNIISADDRASIERGMAQIKGEIERGEFEWQLDLEDVHLNIEARLTALIGDAGKRLHTGRSRNDQVATDIRLWLRGEIDRIGGLLKDLRGALIDLAEQNAETIMPGFTHLQVAQPVTFGHHLLAYVEMFSRDTERMLDARKRVNRLPLGAAALAGTSYPIDRHAVAKTLGFDGICANSLDAVSDRDFAIEFTAAAALVMTHVSRFSEELVLWMSPRVGFIDLADRFCTGSSIMPQKKNPDVPELARGKTGRVNGHLMALLTLMKGQPLAYNKDNQEDKEPLFDTVDTVADTLRIFAEMVAGIAVKPQAMRAAALQGFSTATDLADYLVKRGLPFRDAHEAVAHAVRICVDRNCDLADLTLDEMKRELPNVAHLIGDDVFEYLTLEGSVASRNHPGGTAPDQVRAGVQAARAALK, encoded by the coding sequence ATGACGTCCCAACTGCACAAAAAAGGCGAAGCCTGGTCGGCTCGCTTCTCCGAGCCGATGTCGGAACTCGTCAAGCGCTACACGTCGTCGGTTTTCTTCGACAAGCGTCTCGCGTTCGTCGATATCGAAGGGTCGCTCGCGCACGCATCGATGCTCGCCGCGCAGAACATCATCTCCGCTGACGACCGCGCGTCCATCGAGCGCGGCATGGCGCAGATCAAGGGCGAAATCGAGCGCGGCGAATTCGAATGGCAGCTCGATCTCGAAGACGTGCATCTGAATATCGAGGCGCGCCTCACCGCGCTGATCGGCGATGCGGGCAAGCGTCTGCATACGGGCCGTTCGCGCAACGACCAGGTCGCCACGGACATTCGCCTGTGGCTGCGCGGCGAAATCGACCGCATCGGCGGCCTGCTGAAGGATCTGCGCGGCGCCCTGATCGACCTCGCGGAACAGAACGCGGAGACGATCATGCCGGGCTTCACGCACCTGCAGGTCGCGCAGCCGGTCACGTTCGGGCACCACCTGCTTGCCTACGTCGAAATGTTTTCGCGCGACACCGAGCGCATGCTCGATGCACGCAAGCGCGTCAATCGCCTGCCGCTCGGCGCGGCGGCGCTCGCCGGCACGAGCTATCCGATCGACCGTCACGCGGTGGCAAAAACGCTCGGCTTCGACGGCATCTGCGCGAACTCGCTCGACGCCGTGTCGGACCGCGACTTCGCAATCGAATTCACGGCGGCCGCGGCGCTCGTCATGACGCACGTGTCGCGTTTCTCCGAAGAGCTCGTGCTGTGGATGAGCCCGCGCGTCGGCTTTATCGATCTCGCGGACCGCTTTTGCACGGGCTCGTCGATCATGCCGCAGAAGAAAAATCCCGACGTGCCCGAACTCGCGCGCGGCAAGACCGGCCGCGTGAACGGCCATCTGATGGCGCTGCTCACGCTGATGAAAGGCCAGCCGCTCGCGTACAACAAGGACAATCAGGAAGACAAGGAACCGCTGTTCGACACCGTCGACACGGTAGCGGACACGCTGCGCATCTTCGCGGAAATGGTGGCCGGCATCGCGGTGAAGCCGCAGGCCATGCGCGCCGCCGCGCTGCAGGGCTTCTCGACGGCCACCGACCTCGCCGATTACCTCGTGAAGCGCGGTCTGCCGTTCCGTGACGCGCACGAAGCGGTCGCGCATGCGGTGCGGATCTGTGTCGACCGCAACTGCGATCTCGCCGACCTCACGCTCGATGAAATGAAGCGCGAATTGCCGAACGTCGCGCATCTGATCGGCGACGATGTGTTCGAGTATCTGACGCTCGAGGGTTCGGTGGCGAGCCGCAATCATCCGGGCGGCACGGCGCCGGATCAGGTGCGCGCCGGGGTGCAGGCTGCGCGCGCGGCGTTGAAATAA
- a CDS encoding lysozyme inhibitor LprI family protein: MSAAVVAAAVCVGVVAWPSAVRAEVAAADPIDAAMRTCLARADMSSTAGQLQCMDTARLAWQASIDQSFQKVLTKVPAAQRKRWQASEDRWKAWREAEIQMLAAVTATTHGSRYQLSEGDLRLQPVRDRALALRAVVAKTDAVDAPPPLRSCLADAQCVHASADVNQYYRRLVNKMPQRTWPVLWRAQQAWAAYRDATAPLGDARQRIDVIGARVATLKKLAETAGND; encoded by the coding sequence ATATCGGCGGCAGTGGTGGCAGCGGCGGTATGCGTCGGCGTGGTGGCATGGCCGTCGGCCGTGCGCGCCGAAGTGGCCGCGGCCGATCCGATCGATGCGGCCATGCGCACGTGCCTCGCGCGCGCCGACATGTCGTCGACGGCCGGGCAATTGCAATGCATGGATACGGCGCGGCTCGCTTGGCAAGCGTCGATCGACCAGTCGTTCCAGAAGGTGCTGACGAAAGTACCGGCCGCGCAGCGCAAGCGCTGGCAGGCGAGCGAAGACCGCTGGAAGGCGTGGCGCGAAGCGGAAATTCAGATGCTCGCGGCCGTCACGGCGACCACGCACGGCTCGCGCTATCAGCTTTCGGAAGGCGATCTGCGTTTGCAGCCGGTGCGCGATCGCGCGCTGGCGCTACGCGCCGTCGTGGCGAAGACGGACGCAGTCGATGCGCCGCCGCCGCTGCGCTCGTGTCTGGCCGACGCGCAGTGCGTGCATGCGAGCGCCGACGTCAACCAGTACTACCGGCGCCTCGTGAACAAGATGCCGCAGCGCACCTGGCCGGTGTTGTGGCGCGCGCAGCAGGCGTGGGCTGCGTATCGCGACGCAACCGCGCCGCTCGGCGATGCGCGTCAACGCATCGACGTGATCGGCGCGCGCGTAGCGACGCTGAAAAAGCTCGCCGAGACGGCGGGGAACGACTAG
- a CDS encoding superoxide dismutase family protein has protein sequence MTKRIDGRAMQAFIALIVLAASGVLLAGCTSFLKPQEKRAVAQLLPTLGNQARGTVTFIERSDGVQVTYNLIGLPPGSDHALQVHERGDCNAADGSSAGAVFAPAADRLKNGARLEGDLGNIHADSTGVATGFIVAPDVSLDGVRSVLQRSVLLHHDPTDPYAYPQRGPGSAIACGLIRTQ, from the coding sequence ATGACAAAACGAATCGACGGCCGTGCGATGCAAGCCTTCATAGCGCTCATCGTCCTGGCTGCCAGCGGCGTGCTGCTCGCCGGCTGCACGTCCTTCCTGAAGCCGCAGGAGAAGCGGGCTGTCGCGCAACTGCTGCCTACACTGGGCAATCAGGCGCGCGGCACAGTCACGTTCATCGAGCGCTCGGACGGGGTTCAGGTCACGTACAACCTGATCGGCCTGCCGCCGGGCAGCGACCACGCCTTGCAGGTGCATGAGCGCGGCGACTGCAACGCGGCCGACGGCTCGAGCGCGGGCGCCGTCTTCGCGCCGGCCGCCGACCGTCTGAAAAACGGCGCGCGCCTCGAGGGCGACCTCGGTAACATCCACGCGGACAGCACAGGCGTCGCGACGGGCTTTATCGTCGCGCCGGACGTGTCGCTCGACGGCGTGCGCTCGGTGCTGCAGCGCTCGGTGCTGCTGCATCACGATCCGACCGATCCCTACGCTTATCCGCAACGCGGCCCAGGGTCCGCGATCGCGTGCGGATTGATCCGCACGCAGTAA
- a CDS encoding arginine/lysine/ornithine decarboxylase, translating to MKFRFPVVIIDEDFRSENISGSGIRALAEAIEKEGAEVLGLTSYGDLTSFAQQSSRASCFILSIDDDELLPYVENATDSDAPELAPAIIDLRAFVAAVRRRNADIPIFLYGETRTSRHLPNDILRELHGFIHMFEDTPEFVARHIIREAKVYLDSLAPPFFKELVQYAEEGSYSWHCPGHSGGVAFLKNPLGQMFHQFFGENMLRADVCNAVDELGQLLDHTGPVAASERNAARIFSADHLFFVTNGTSTSNKIVWHATVAPGDIVLVDRNCHKSILHAITMTHAIPVFLTPTRNHFGIIGPIPRDEFKPENIRKKIEANPFAREALAKNPNLKPRILTITQSTYDGVIYNVEMIKDLLGDLLDTLHFDEAWLPHAEFHAFYQDMHAIGAGRPRTGALVFATHSTHKLLAGISQASQILVQDSENSTFDRHRFNEAYLMHTSTSPQYAIIASCDVAAAMMEPPGGPALVEESIAEALDFRRAMRKVDDEFGADWFFKVWGPDELAEEGIGSREDWMLRPNDHWHGFGALAENFNMLDPIKATIITPGLTVDGEFGETGIPAAIVTKYLAEHGIIVEKTGLYSFFIMFTIGITKGRWNSMVTELQQFKDDYDNNQPLWRVLPEFVAQHPAYERIGLRDLCEQIHSVYRANDIARLTTEMYLSNMEPAMKPSDAFAKLAHREIDRVPIDELEGRVTSILLTPYPPGIPLLIPGERFNRTIVSYLQFAREFNERFPGFHTDIHGLVGEVINGRVEYFVDCVRNGN from the coding sequence ATGAAGTTTCGTTTTCCCGTCGTCATCATCGACGAAGATTTCCGCTCCGAGAACATCTCGGGTTCCGGCATCCGGGCGCTTGCCGAAGCGATCGAGAAAGAAGGCGCGGAAGTACTCGGGCTGACGAGCTATGGCGATCTGACTTCGTTCGCGCAGCAGTCGAGCCGCGCCTCGTGCTTCATCCTGTCGATCGACGACGACGAGCTGTTGCCGTACGTCGAAAACGCGACCGACAGCGACGCGCCCGAACTCGCGCCCGCCATCATCGACCTGCGCGCATTCGTCGCCGCGGTGCGGCGCCGCAACGCGGATATCCCGATCTTCCTGTACGGCGAGACGCGCACCTCGCGCCACCTGCCGAACGACATCCTGCGCGAACTGCATGGCTTCATCCATATGTTCGAGGACACGCCGGAATTCGTTGCGCGCCACATCATTCGCGAAGCGAAGGTGTATCTCGATTCGCTCGCGCCGCCGTTCTTCAAGGAACTCGTGCAGTACGCCGAAGAAGGTTCGTATTCGTGGCACTGCCCCGGCCACTCGGGCGGCGTCGCGTTCCTGAAGAACCCGCTCGGCCAGATGTTCCACCAGTTCTTCGGCGAGAACATGCTGCGCGCGGACGTCTGCAATGCCGTCGACGAACTCGGTCAGCTGCTCGACCACACGGGCCCGGTTGCGGCATCGGAGCGCAACGCGGCGCGCATCTTCAGCGCCGACCATCTGTTCTTCGTGACCAACGGCACGTCGACGTCGAACAAGATTGTCTGGCACGCGACGGTCGCGCCGGGCGACATCGTGCTGGTGGACCGTAACTGCCACAAGTCGATCCTGCACGCGATCACGATGACGCATGCAATTCCGGTGTTCCTCACGCCGACGCGCAATCATTTCGGCATCATCGGGCCGATTCCGCGCGATGAGTTCAAGCCGGAAAACATCCGCAAGAAGATCGAAGCGAATCCGTTCGCACGCGAGGCGCTGGCGAAGAACCCGAACCTCAAGCCGCGCATCCTGACCATCACGCAAAGCACGTACGACGGTGTGATCTACAACGTCGAAATGATCAAAGACCTGTTGGGCGATCTGCTCGACACGCTGCATTTCGACGAAGCCTGGCTGCCGCACGCCGAGTTCCACGCGTTCTATCAGGACATGCACGCGATTGGCGCGGGCCGGCCGCGCACGGGCGCGCTCGTGTTCGCGACGCACTCCACGCACAAGCTGCTCGCCGGGATCTCGCAGGCATCGCAGATTCTCGTGCAGGACTCGGAGAACAGCACGTTCGACCGCCATCGCTTCAACGAGGCGTATCTGATGCATACGTCGACGAGCCCGCAGTACGCCATCATTGCGTCGTGCGACGTCGCGGCGGCGATGATGGAGCCGCCGGGCGGTCCGGCGCTCGTCGAGGAATCGATTGCCGAGGCGCTCGACTTCCGCCGCGCGATGCGCAAGGTCGACGACGAGTTCGGCGCCGACTGGTTCTTCAAGGTCTGGGGCCCGGACGAACTCGCCGAAGAAGGCATCGGCTCGCGCGAAGACTGGATGCTGCGTCCGAACGATCATTGGCATGGCTTCGGCGCGCTCGCCGAAAACTTCAACATGCTCGATCCGATCAAGGCCACGATCATCACGCCGGGGCTGACGGTGGACGGCGAGTTCGGCGAAACCGGCATTCCGGCCGCGATCGTCACGAAGTATCTGGCGGAGCATGGCATCATCGTCGAGAAGACGGGGCTGTACTCGTTCTTCATCATGTTCACGATCGGCATTACGAAGGGCCGCTGGAACTCGATGGTCACCGAACTGCAGCAGTTCAAGGACGACTACGACAACAACCAGCCGCTGTGGCGCGTGCTGCCCGAGTTCGTCGCGCAGCATCCGGCGTATGAGCGCATCGGTCTGCGCGACCTCTGCGAGCAGATTCACAGCGTCTATCGCGCGAACGACATCGCGCGTCTGACCACCGAGATGTACCTGTCGAACATGGAGCCGGCGATGAAGCCGTCCGACGCGTTCGCGAAGCTCGCGCACCGCGAGATCGACCGGGTGCCGATCGACGAACTCGAAGGCCGCGTCACGTCGATCCTGCTGACACCGTATCCGCCCGGTATTCCGCTGCTGATTCCGGGCGAGCGCTTTAACCGCACGATCGTCAGCTATCTGCAGTTCGCGCGTGAGTTCAACGAGCGTTTCCCGGGTTTCCACACCGATATCCACGGGCTCGTCGGCGAAGTGATCAACGGCCGCGTCGAGTATTTTGTCGATTGCGTGCGCAACGGAAACTGA
- a CDS encoding class I SAM-dependent methyltransferase: MRHRDQVADAFGSTAANYLTSTVHATGKDLQTLAKLVAKAPKGSVLDMGCGAGHASFAVAPHAESVVAYDLARPMLATVDTAAIDRGLGNIRTKQGAAESLPFDDASFDWVVSRFSAHHWHDVPLALAEARRVLKPGGRALFIDIAGADHPLIDSHLQAVELLRDGSHIRDYRADEWLAFFEQAGFTAKVKERWRLPIDFDAWVTRMRTPALRVSAIRSLWESAPEEVRDYFAVQADGSFELDTLMIEAH; the protein is encoded by the coding sequence ATGAGACATCGAGACCAGGTCGCCGACGCATTCGGCTCGACCGCCGCTAACTATCTGACGAGCACCGTCCACGCGACGGGCAAGGATCTGCAGACGCTCGCGAAGCTCGTCGCGAAGGCGCCGAAAGGCTCGGTACTCGACATGGGCTGCGGCGCGGGGCACGCGAGCTTTGCGGTGGCGCCGCACGCGGAATCGGTGGTTGCCTACGATCTTGCACGCCCGATGCTCGCCACCGTCGACACGGCCGCAATCGATCGCGGTCTGGGCAATATCCGCACAAAGCAGGGCGCCGCGGAAAGCCTGCCCTTCGACGACGCCTCGTTCGACTGGGTGGTGAGCCGCTTCAGCGCGCATCACTGGCACGACGTGCCGCTGGCGCTCGCCGAAGCGCGCCGCGTGCTGAAGCCGGGCGGCCGCGCGCTTTTTATCGATATCGCGGGCGCCGATCATCCGCTTATCGATTCGCACTTGCAGGCGGTCGAGTTATTGCGCGACGGCTCGCATATCCGCGATTACCGCGCCGACGAGTGGCTTGCGTTTTTCGAGCAGGCCGGTTTTACCGCGAAGGTAAAAGAGCGCTGGCGGCTGCCGATCGACTTCGACGCATGGGTCACGCGCATGCGCACGCCGGCGCTGCGCGTGAGCGCGATCCGCTCGCTGTGGGAGAGTGCGCCGGAAGAAGTCAGGGACTACTTCGCGGTGCAGGCGGATGGATCTTTCGAACTCGATACGCTGATGATCGAAGCGCATTAA
- the dcd gene encoding dCTP deaminase, which yields MSIKSDKWIRRMAAEHKMIEPFEPSQVRTSEDGRKIVSYGTSSYGYDIRCADEFKIFTNINSTIVDPKNFDEKSFVDFKGDVCIIPPNSFALARTVEYFRIPRSVLTVCLGKSTYARCGIIVNVTPFEPEWEGHVTLEFSNTTPLPAKIYANEGVAQVLFFESDEICDVSYADRGGKYQGQHGVTLPKT from the coding sequence ATGAGCATCAAGTCCGACAAGTGGATCCGGCGCATGGCCGCCGAGCACAAGATGATCGAGCCGTTCGAGCCGTCGCAGGTCCGGACGTCCGAGGACGGCCGCAAGATCGTCAGCTACGGCACGTCGAGCTACGGCTACGATATTCGCTGCGCAGACGAATTCAAGATTTTTACGAACATCAACTCGACGATCGTCGATCCGAAGAACTTCGACGAGAAGTCGTTTGTCGATTTCAAGGGCGATGTCTGCATCATCCCGCCGAATTCGTTCGCGCTGGCGCGCACGGTCGAGTACTTCCGCATTCCGCGCAGCGTGCTGACCGTGTGTCTGGGCAAATCCACGTATGCGCGCTGCGGCATCATCGTCAACGTGACGCCATTCGAGCCGGAGTGGGAAGGGCATGTCACGCTGGAGTTCTCAAATACGACACCTTTGCCTGCGAAAATCTACGCGAACGAAGGTGTCGCGCAGGTGTTGTTTTTCGAAAGCGACGAAATTTGTGACGTGTCGTACGCGGATCGCGGCGGCAAATACCAAGGTCAGCACGGCGTGACGTTGCCGAAAACGTGA
- a CDS encoding helix-turn-helix transcriptional regulator produces the protein MTSPSDDPTYEPEHDTPPPLDSTPARALGDFIRAHRERLSPLAVGLPPGPRRRTPGLRREEVAQLCGVSPTWYTWIEQGRPVSASADALARIAVALQLSRAERAYLFELAAQRDPAEPETAGTDAPAMLLKTVQLVQSPAYVLDRQWNAIAWNAPAADLFVGWLDGDHDRNLLRYTFLSSVGHALIVDWESRAQRLAAEFRADSIRHLNDAPTRALIDALVGESDAFAHFWASQDVGEREGGRREFEHPRDGRVAYDQITFKPAHREDLKLVVLVREG, from the coding sequence ATGACTTCGCCGTCCGACGACCCGACATACGAACCTGAGCACGACACGCCGCCTCCGCTCGACTCGACGCCCGCCCGCGCGCTCGGCGACTTTATCCGCGCGCATCGTGAACGGCTGTCACCGCTCGCGGTCGGCTTGCCGCCCGGGCCGCGGCGCCGCACGCCCGGGCTGCGCCGCGAGGAAGTCGCACAACTGTGCGGCGTGAGTCCGACCTGGTACACGTGGATCGAGCAAGGCCGCCCGGTATCGGCATCGGCCGATGCGCTCGCGCGCATCGCGGTGGCCCTGCAGTTGTCGCGCGCCGAACGCGCGTATCTGTTCGAGCTCGCCGCGCAGCGCGACCCGGCCGAGCCGGAGACCGCCGGCACCGATGCGCCCGCGATGCTGCTCAAGACCGTGCAGCTCGTGCAATCGCCTGCCTACGTGCTCGACCGTCAATGGAACGCGATCGCATGGAACGCGCCGGCGGCGGACCTGTTCGTCGGCTGGCTCGACGGCGACCACGACCGCAACCTGCTGCGCTATACGTTCCTGTCGTCGGTCGGACACGCGCTGATCGTCGACTGGGAGTCGCGCGCGCAGCGCCTTGCCGCCGAGTTTCGCGCAGACTCGATCCGCCATCTGAACGATGCGCCGACGCGTGCGCTGATCGACGCGCTTGTCGGCGAAAGCGATGCGTTCGCGCACTTCTGGGCGTCGCAGGATGTCGGCGAGCGCGAAGGCGGCCGCCGCGAGTTCGAGCATCCGCGCGACGGGCGCGTCGCCTACGATCAGATCACGTTCAAGCCCGCGCATCGCGAAGACCTGAAGCTTGTCGTGCTCGTACGCGAAGGCTAA